In the Hydractinia symbiolongicarpus strain clone_291-10 chromosome 13, HSymV2.1, whole genome shotgun sequence genome, AAGAACTAAAAATCGTAGGTAGGTCAACTAAAGTGTAACTTAGATTAGACTATCTCTACTACTTCTTCAGTCAGCTTTACTTCTTTTGCTAGTAGTGCTAGCTGCTTTGGCCTctctctctctgtctctctctctctctccctGCCTCTTTACTTTAAtttaataatactaataataatgTGATTGAGCTcacaaaaattttaagattaAAAGCAATAAAGTTTTAGGTTGGGGTATAGAAGGTTTTTTTTGACAGATTTACAATAACAACACTAAcaatataattttcatattttttttacagatgCTGAGTCTATCGAGTTGACTGAAGTAGATATTGACGATCCACACATTCATGTCGACATCTCATCATTATCCAAGTACAAGGTTGAACATTTAAAAAGGTGGTTGATATATCGTGGTGATAAACTCCACAACATTGAAACATTGAAAAGTGCCCAAGTCAGAGTGCTGGAATACTTTGAAAACAATACACAAGACATTATTATTGATCCAACAACAGACAAAAAATGGATCAGAAAGAAAGCAGATTCAATGGGAGTGATATTAAGCCCCTTATGGAAGGTTAAAACTTTACCATCAACACCGGCTATACTTGCTGATCAAAAGCTAACCGCAGCTGAAACAAATATGGAAGGATGGTCGAAATCCCTTGATGGTATGCCAAATGTCACAGTTGATAATATTAAGACATATAATGACAAAATCAcaaatttattttgtcaaaaatcaacagcaattaaaaaacatttgttagAGGAACACAAATACAGAAAAGAGATTTCTTGACTTACTTCACAACGATGTGCTTGGAACCAAGTCCAAATGAGGAAGCACGAGGAAAATATTGACCGAATGCCACTTAGTGAATTGACTTTTAAATCGCCAACATGCAAGCGTAAGAGATCTGACGATGAGGATAAAGAGGAGCCAGGACCATCGAAAGAGTCAAAAGGAATAATCTCGTCTCTGTACGAATCTCGTAAACAACCTATTGCATGTCCACCAAATCTGGCAGTCCTCTCTAACTTAATAGGGGGCAAAATCAACATTCCTGGTCCAAAACTGATTAATGCCAGCCCAGAATATTACCGCCAAACAACCTTTGGGAATGCACCATCAGGATCAATGTTGAGCTACCAATGCCCGTTGATGCCACCTAATTTCAAGGTGTATTGTAGCATAGTACGTAAACCTGTTGACTGTGAACCAAATTTTTTATATCCATCATTCCCTTTTgttgaaattaagaaaataactaTTTTGGAAAATTTAAAGGTTAGTGCGAGAGAGAGTGCATCGATTGAAGAGGATACCAGAGAGCAAGCAAGCAATCCGGAATGGTTCGAATACCGAAAAAACCTTACAGGAAGAAATGCCCCGAAAACCCCCAGAGGTTTGACCACTCTGGCTAAAAACATTGTTCACCCAAAGGAAGTGAACAAATTTGTAAAACTTAAAATGGATTATGGGAAATTTTATGAACCAATAGCAATAAGACATTATGAAACTGTTTTAAAATTAATGTTGAGTCTTCTGGCTTAGTGTTGGATGAGACGAATTACATTCTAGGTGCAACACCTGATGGTAAAGTAACTTGTGATGGAGAAATGG is a window encoding:
- the LOC130623542 gene encoding uncharacterized protein LOC130623542, whose translation is MAHHSTDTENQPEDNELDFEELKIVDAESIELTEVDIDDPHIHVDISSLSKYKVEHLKRWLIYRGDKLHNIETLKSAQVRVLEYFENNTQDIIIDPTTDKKWIRKKADSMGVILSPLWKVKTLPSTPAILADQKLTAAETNMEGWSKSLDGMPNVTVDNIKTYNDKITNLFCQKSTAIKKHLLEEHKYRKEIS